In Mucilaginibacter sp. KACC 22063, the genomic stretch ACAATAGGATCAGATAAAATATCTGCCGCACTTCGTAAGGTAAGGCTTGATAACAAGGTAAAGGCAGTAGTGCTGCGGGTTAATTCTCCGGGTGGCAGCTCATTGGCTTCAGCCGTAATCTGGCGCGAAGTACAGTTGATACATAAAGTAAAACCGATCATCGTATCTATGGGCGACTATGCCGCATCGGGTGGTTATTATATCTCTTGCGCTGCAGATTCTATCATTGCCGAACCGAATACCATTACAGGGTCTATCGGCATCTTCTCTATCCTGCCTAACATGCAAAAGTTTTTTAACGATAAGGTAGGCGTTACTTTTGATGGTGTAAAGACAGGTAAGTTTGCCGATCTGGGCGATATCAGCCGCCCGCTTACTCCCGAAGAACACATGATACTGCAAACACAGGTTAATCGTGGGTACGATGAGTTTACAAAAGCCGTTGCCGATGGCCGCCATAAAACGCAAGCCTACATCAACAGTATTGGACAGGGCCGTGTATGGACTGGCAGCCAAGCCTTAAAATTAGGACTGGTTGACCGCTTAGGTAATATCAATGACGCCGTTGCCTCAGCAGCCAAAAAGGCCAATGTTAAAGACTACAAATTGGTAACCTACCCTGAACAGAAAAGCATTTTCAATAAATTTAGCGGTAACATCAGCTCCCATATTAAAGCAAAGGTGATAGAATCTGAACTTGGCGAAAATTATACTTTCTACCAGCAGGTAAAATCATTACAACATTTAATGCGTATACCGCAGGCACGTTTACCTTATGATATCGTGATCAAGTAAACCAGGCAAAACAATAAGCCATAAATTAAATTATATTAAAGCCGCTCTATTTGGGTGGCTTTTGTATTTTTACCCGCAAACCCGGTATGGAAAACAAACCTATAGCTCGTACACTAAGGCTGCTTTCGCAATTGATGGAATTGCACGAAGAGAACCCCTTCAAGGTAAAGTCTATGGCTAATGCTGCTTTGAAAATAGACAAACTGCCTTTCCCTATTGCCTCTAAGTCTTTAGCAGAAATGGAAAAGATAGACGGCCTTGGTAAAAGTACCGCTGCCAAGGTTGCCGAGTTGATTGAAACGGGTTTAATAACCGACTTGCAGGATCTGATCGAAGCTACCCCGGTTGGTATTGTTGAAATGCTGGGCATTAAGGGTATAGGACCTAAAAAGATAGGCGTTATCTGGAAAGAACTCGGCATCGAAAATATAGGCGAACTACTTTATGCCTGTAACGAAAACCGCCTGATTGAAGCTAAGGGCTTCGGCTTAAAAACTCAGGAAGAGATCAGGAAGGTGATCGAGTTTAAAATGTCTAATCATGGCAGCTTCCTTTATGCACAAATAGAAGATGAAGCGGACACGCTTTTAGAAGATATTAAAAGCGAATTACCCGGTGCACTGGTAGAATTTGCCGGCCAGTTTCGCCGCCGTTGCGAAATAATCAATGAATTGATCATTGTAATTGGCTCGCGCGATCATACTGCAGCACTTGAAGCCGTAAAAAACTCAAAACTATTAGAAGATATTAAAGTAGAAAATTACTGCGTAACAGGTAAGCTGCCTAATGCCTTACCTGTTAAATTGGTTGTTGTAAGCAAATATTTATTCATTAAAGAACTGTTTATACAAACCGGCGACGATCAACACGTTAAAGCAGTGATTGAACATATAACTGATAGCCTTGAACAGCCGGAGACAGAAGAACTAATTTATGAAAAGGCCGGTTTGCCCTGGATACATCCCGAACTTCGCGAAGGTACAACAGTTGTGGAATCAAAAGTAGTCCCAACACTCATATCCGTTGGCGACCTGAAAGGTGCCTTGCATAACCACAGTACCTGGAGTGATGGTGTAAACACGCTTGAAGAGATGGCGCTTTATTGCAGGGACACCTTAAAGCTCCAGTATTTAGGCATCAGCGACCATAGCCGCAGTGCTTTTTATGCCAAAGGACTAACAGCAGAACGTGTGCTTGAGCAGCATAAAGAAATTGATGAGCTAAATAAAAAGCTCGACGGCTTTCATATATTTAAAGGTATCGAGTCTGACATTTTAAACGATGGTTCTTTAGATTATCCCGATGAGATACTACAAACTTTTGATTTCATAGTAGCTTCTATACACTCCAATTTAAAAATGGATGAACAAAAAGCAACCGCACGTTTGATAAAGGCTATCGAAAATCCTTATACAACCATTTTAGGCCATCCTACAGGCAGGCTATTGCTTAGCCGCAAAGGATATGATATAGATTATAAAAAGGTAATTGATGCCTGCGCTGCCAATAGCGTAATAATTGAGATCAACTCGAACCCTTTACGCCTCGACCTTGATTGGCGCTGGCAGAAATATGCGCTTGACAAATGCGTAATGCTTTCTATCAATCCGGATGCTCACCGTAATGAAGGTTTCAACGACATGAAATATGGTGTGCTTGTTGCTCGAAAAGCAGGCGTTAGCAAAGAACAATGCTTAAATGCAATGGATCTTGAACAAATAACAAGCGTTTTTAAAGCTAAAAAAGAAAAAGCTGTTTAATATTGTTTAAACGGTTCGACTATAAACCATGCTGACAGATAAAGTAAAATCTATACTAAAAACAGAAAAACAACCTAATATATTGGTTATTGGCGACTTAATGGTTGACCATTATGTTTGGGGAAGCGCTACCCGCCTTTCCCCTGAAGCGCCCGTACCGGTAGTGAACGTACAAAAAGAATCAACTACAGCAGGCGGCGCGGCCAATGCGGCGCAAAACCTGGTGGCTTTAGGTGCAAAAGTAACCGTAGCCGGAGTTATCGGTAATGACATACAGGGTGAGCAGCTTTTAAGCATACTCGAACAAGAAGGCATGGATACCCGCGGTATTGTGAAAGATGCAACCCGCCCCACTACTGTAAAAACAAGGGTATTAGCAGGCAATCACCAGTTGGTACGTGTAGACCGTGAGATTACCACCCCAGTTAACACCGAACTGGAAGAACAAATGATCTCATCGCTTGAAAAATGCATCAGCAATGTCGATATCGTTTTGTTTTCTGACTATAATAAAGGCCTGTTCGCCCCACATCTTACACAAAAGCTGATAAAGCTGGCCAATGACCACGGAAAAAGGATTATCGTTGACCCTAAAGGCCTCAACTATTCTAAATATAATGGTGTTTATATTATTAAGCCAAACCGTAAGGAATTAGCAGAAGCATCAAAATCAGAGAAGATCAGTAACATGGACGATTTACAGCGGGCATCAAAAATTATTTTTGATGAAACCAATGCAGATTATCTCATCGTTACACTATCTGAAGAAGGGATGGCCATTTTAAGCCCTATCACCTACAAACTGCTTCCAGTTAAAGCAACAGAAGTATTTGATGTAACCGGTGCAGGCGATACTGTACTGGCAACTATCGCATACTTCATAGCTCAAGGTCTTGAAATTGATGAAGCCTGCGAATTGGCTAACCATGCCGCAGCTATCGTAATTCGCCGGGTGGGTAGTGCTACTACCACTGTTGAAGAGATCTTAGAGGATATGGCCAAACGCATACAATAATGAAAAACATTGAAACTGCCATTGCTAATAAATTGCTCACTTTGCCCGAAGCCATTGACCGGGTTAAGGCATGGAAAGTAGCAGGCGAAAAGATAGTTTTCACTAACGGTGTGTTCGATCTGGTGCATACCGGTCATATTACTTATCTGGCAAAGGCGGCCGAATGCGGCGACAGACTGATCATCGGACTAAATTCTGATGCATCGGTTAAAAGATTAAAAGGCCCCGAGCGCCCCGTGAACGATCAGGGCAGCAGGACACTGCTATTGGCTGCTATGCTTTTTGTTGATCTGGTGGTAGTTTTCGAAGAAGATACCCCGGCAAACCTGATCAATAATCTGATGCCTGATGTTTTAATTAAAGGCGGAGATTACACTATCGACAATATTGTTGGCGCCAAAGAAGTGATGGCTAATGGCGGTGAAGTAAAAACCATTAATTTTGTAGATGGGTATTCTTCAACATCCATCATCAACAAGATCAGAAAACAAGGTTCCTGAATGAAGATACTGGTAATCAGGTTTAGCTCAATGGGCGATATTATTTACACCACGCCTGTGGTGCGTTGTCTCAAAAAGCAGTTACCCGATGCCGAAATTCATTTTCTTACAAAACCTGCTTTCAGATATATCTATGATGCCAATCCTTACCTGGATAAACTGTTGCTTTTAAAAGATAAGCTTGGCGATACTATTGCTGAAATCAAAAAAGAAAAATACGATTACATCATTGATCTGCACAGCAACCTGCGTACCGCCATTATCAAATTACGCACGGGGGTTCAGTCGTCAACCTATAAAAAGCAGCGCATTAAAAAATGGCTAAGTTTAAAGTTTAACTTAAAGTTAGTACCTCTAACACATTTGGTAGACAGGTATTTAGAAACAGTTAAATTCTTAAATGTAACCAACGATAGCCAGTCGATAGATTATTATATCAAGGGTAGTTATCAGCTTTCTGACCTGCTACCAGAAACTCATCAAAATGGTTATGTGGCTTTTGTGATCGGCGCTACCCATTTCACCAAACGCATGCCTAATGACAAGATCATCAGCATTTGCAGGCAAATAAATTATCCTGTTGTACTGCTCGGCGGCGAAGACGTAAAAGCTAATGGGGAAGTGATAACTCAGGCGCTTGGTAATAAGGTCTACAATGCTTGTGGTATTACCTCGCTTGATCAATCGGTGTATCTGGTGGCTAACGCCATCAGCATAATTGGATTCGACACAGGACTTACGCATATTGCCGAAGCATTTAATAAGCCAATTGTATCTGTTTGGGGTGGTACCGTACCAGAATTATTGGGAGTGCAGCCATACCATGTTGAAAAAGTGCTGGTGGCAGGTATAGATCTGCCATGCAGGCCTTGTTCAAAATTTGGATTAGGCCACTGCCCGCTTGGCCATTTTAAATGTATGAATGATATGCCCGAAGAACCGATCATTAATTTTGCCAATAACACGATATCTTCATAAGTTTAGGTAATGAAACACATATTCTTTTTACTGTTAACGTTTCTTACTGTTAATGCCTACGCCCAAAAGTTTGGCTATTCTTTTAAAATAGGCGGTGGCATAGCATCACAAACTACTAATAACAAAGATGTTATAAACACTAACTCAATCAGAACTTTTAATATAGGCGGTATTGTCAAATACTATCTCCCGCGTAACTGGATGCTGCAGGGCAGTATCAACTGGTCAAACAAAGG encodes the following:
- the rfaE2 gene encoding D-glycero-beta-D-manno-heptose 1-phosphate adenylyltransferase, which translates into the protein MKNIETAIANKLLTLPEAIDRVKAWKVAGEKIVFTNGVFDLVHTGHITYLAKAAECGDRLIIGLNSDASVKRLKGPERPVNDQGSRTLLLAAMLFVDLVVVFEEDTPANLINNLMPDVLIKGGDYTIDNIVGAKEVMANGGEVKTINFVDGYSSTSIINKIRKQGS
- the rfaE1 gene encoding D-glycero-beta-D-manno-heptose-7-phosphate kinase → MLTDKVKSILKTEKQPNILVIGDLMVDHYVWGSATRLSPEAPVPVVNVQKESTTAGGAANAAQNLVALGAKVTVAGVIGNDIQGEQLLSILEQEGMDTRGIVKDATRPTTVKTRVLAGNHQLVRVDREITTPVNTELEEQMISSLEKCISNVDIVLFSDYNKGLFAPHLTQKLIKLANDHGKRIIVDPKGLNYSKYNGVYIIKPNRKELAEASKSEKISNMDDLQRASKIIFDETNADYLIVTLSEEGMAILSPITYKLLPVKATEVFDVTGAGDTVLATIAYFIAQGLEIDEACELANHAAAIVIRRVGSATTTVEEILEDMAKRIQ
- a CDS encoding DNA polymerase/3'-5' exonuclease PolX, with the translated sequence MENKPIARTLRLLSQLMELHEENPFKVKSMANAALKIDKLPFPIASKSLAEMEKIDGLGKSTAAKVAELIETGLITDLQDLIEATPVGIVEMLGIKGIGPKKIGVIWKELGIENIGELLYACNENRLIEAKGFGLKTQEEIRKVIEFKMSNHGSFLYAQIEDEADTLLEDIKSELPGALVEFAGQFRRRCEIINELIIVIGSRDHTAALEAVKNSKLLEDIKVENYCVTGKLPNALPVKLVVVSKYLFIKELFIQTGDDQHVKAVIEHITDSLEQPETEELIYEKAGLPWIHPELREGTTVVESKVVPTLISVGDLKGALHNHSTWSDGVNTLEEMALYCRDTLKLQYLGISDHSRSAFYAKGLTAERVLEQHKEIDELNKKLDGFHIFKGIESDILNDGSLDYPDEILQTFDFIVASIHSNLKMDEQKATARLIKAIENPYTTILGHPTGRLLLSRKGYDIDYKKVIDACAANSVIIEINSNPLRLDLDWRWQKYALDKCVMLSINPDAHRNEGFNDMKYGVLVARKAGVSKEQCLNAMDLEQITSVFKAKKEKAV
- a CDS encoding glycosyltransferase family 9 protein — its product is MKILVIRFSSMGDIIYTTPVVRCLKKQLPDAEIHFLTKPAFRYIYDANPYLDKLLLLKDKLGDTIAEIKKEKYDYIIDLHSNLRTAIIKLRTGVQSSTYKKQRIKKWLSLKFNLKLVPLTHLVDRYLETVKFLNVTNDSQSIDYYIKGSYQLSDLLPETHQNGYVAFVIGATHFTKRMPNDKIISICRQINYPVVLLGGEDVKANGEVITQALGNKVYNACGITSLDQSVYLVANAISIIGFDTGLTHIAEAFNKPIVSVWGGTVPELLGVQPYHVEKVLVAGIDLPCRPCSKFGLGHCPLGHFKCMNDMPEEPIINFANNTISS